Genomic DNA from Verrucomicrobiota bacterium:
TGCGGGAGACTTGATTTTCCCAGAGCCTGCTTTGCGATTCATGGATACCCATGCCGACTGCTTGTCCAAGCGCGTTGTGGAGTTGGTCAATCGGTAAGCCTTGCTCATAGAGACCGTGTCCCGTCTCGTGAATGGAACTGAACAGCGAGTCCAAGGGGACATCTTCATCGAAGCGTGTGGTCAAGCGGGTGTCGCAGGCATTGCCCGAACAGAACGGGTGAACCGCTACATCGATGCGGCCACGTTTATAATTGAAACCCAGGGTTTCGGTGACGTCGGTCAAGAATGCCTTTTGCTTGTCAACCGGGAAGCCCCTCAGTTGCTCCGTCTTTGCTTTAATGGGCGAATCAAGAATGGACCGAGCTAAAGGAACGAGCTCTTCTTTCAAGGATTTAAATAAACCTTCGATGATTTCCGCGGTCATTCCGGGATCGAATAGATCGATCTGATAATCGTAGGGATTGTCACTTTCCCCCATAAGCTCGGCACCCCGGATGCTCATTTCCACCTGTCGTTTAAGAAAGGGAGCAAACGCAGCAAAATCGTTTCTCTCTCTTGCTGCTACCCAGGCATGATAAGCTTGAGAATCCAGGACAGCTTTTTCGGTCACATAATCCGCAGGCAGGCGCGTGGCACGGTCGAAGTCTTTTCGGCTGTTTTTAACAACGCACTGCTCCTGGTCATTGAGCTTCCCCCAGTCATTTTCCAGGTTCTGAAGCAAGGTCCCAATTCCTGAGTCTGAACCCAGTTGGTGACGAATCTCGCTAAGCACGGCCATTTCCTGTGCCCGTTGATCCGAGCTGGCAGGAGGTAGATTTACCTGTTCGTCCCAGCCGAGTAGTCCAAGGACTGTACCCACATGGTGTTGTTTCGCTTGTTTCTCAAGTAGAGCTTTAAGAGAAGAGTGTTCTAACATAAATGGAAGGTTGCAGGCTAGTTGGTGCACATCAAGGTCATCTCGACGAATCGTTAAGATTTTGAAAAATTACTTTTTAAGACACATACCGGAACTCAGGGGAACAGTTTGTTGTAGACCCTGACGGAATCCTCACTTTTAATCACGGTCCGGTTATTTTTCCGGTTTTCATAAGCCATTTCCTGCTTTCCCTCAATGGCGCGCTTTCCTTGAATCCAACCGTCTTCAGCGCCATAAACCTTCAGGGCTCTTTCTTCTATGTGATCGCGAATGATCTCCTTTGAAGTGGAATAAGTGATTCTCGATACCTTGCCTCGGTGTAAAAGAATTTCCAGAGTCAGCGGGTCGAAATCCCAATACCATATTTGATCTTCTTTTTCGTACGGAACTATGTTTTGAGGTTCTCCCAACATTTCAAGGATACGGTCGTCAGACATGTCGAAAAAGTTGAGGATGACTCCTTGATTCGATTTTGATAAGGCTGAGCTTATCACTCGACCGATACTTAAATGCCCGGTGGATTTAATAATTACTATACTCAAAATAATCAGGACGGCTGACGCGTATAGAGATCTTTCTAAAAAAGACTTTTTGCGAGTAGTTCCCTTGAGGGAATCAAAACGATCTCGATTGGAAAACACAGGTGCAACCTTAGCAAGTGGATCGATAATTAAAATCCTTAAAATGCGAGACCCTCGGATGATCGGCAGGCCTGGTGTGCCTTAAAATCTAATTCGTTGGCCAGACCTTGCCAACGGTGACATCCTTTACCCAACCCTCTTGTTTATCAGGCGTGCGGATGTAGTGGTAGGGGTGGTGCGTTTCCAGAACTTCAACCCAGGTGCCGTTGGAAAGATTGCTTAGGGCATTGGCCGATTCGGTCGGGGCCACACGAAGCTCGGTTTGGGGAATGAGAATGAGGCCGCGATGAAAATCTTTTTTCCAGGTGAAGAGGCCCGAAATGGCCAGAAGCATAAGTGGAATGGAGAGGTAAAGTGCCAGGCTGGGGATGGGCGAAAGTCTTGGCGCATACCAGGCAAGAATTCCGGCAAGGACGGTGGTTGCCGATCCTATGATAAGCAGCATCAGCCAGGTATTAACCGGGAGTGTGTAGGCGAATTCCTGGGCGATTGAATAGTCGGGGCGTTCCAGGTCGGATTGTTCGATAATCTTCTGGAGGTTGGCCAGGATGTCCGGATTCCCCGGTTCGAGAGTAAGGGCTCTTTCGTAGGCCAAAAGCGCCGAGGGGAAATCTCGTAACTGGTAGTAAGCATTACCGAGGTTGAAGAGCAGGGTGGGGCTGGATTTCCCGGTTGAAGCAATTGCACTTTGGTAGGCCTCAACTGCATCCAGGAACTGCCCATTCGCATAGGCTTCATTTCCCTGGATAAAAAGGCGTTCAAGCTCGGGCTCTTGAGCGCTGAGGCGTTGGCCCAGTAGAATGATGGAAATGACTAAGCAAACGCGTACTATCATTTCTTTTTGCCGAGTTGTCTAAGAATGGATTCGAGCTCCAACTCTTCTTTTTCCAATGCGCCCGCTGAATTGGCTCCTCCCGAATAGCGAAGCGCATCTACCTTTTGAAAAAATATTTCGATGGAGTTTTTGATCTGATCATCCCCCAACGAAGGAACCCACAGCGCTGTTATTTCTTTACCCGTAATGGCTTCGGGATTGCAACCAAGTTGCCTCGCCAGAGCAACCTGCAGCACACGACAGGCGGCCTGGTAAAAAGCAGCTTCATCATTACTGGATCTCGCTTTCACCATCTCTTTCCGGTGCATGGCGGTCTTTTGATCCAGTTCTCTCAAACGAATACGTTCTTTGTCGTTCTGTGACGAGTGTCGGGAACGACGAATAATATAAGCCAGACCCAGTATTCCCAAAGGTGCGATGACAGATGCAGCTAAAGTATTTTGCATTTTGGACAGCGTTGGCGGTGTCATGGTACTTCCCAGTGAGACCTTGATCGGAAGAAGCAAGTCTCCTGAATTGTTGGTATGAGAACGAAACGTAAGTTGGGTCGCATTGAATTGCGGATCGTTTGTCCCTGGCTGGGGTGCGCTTCTCGCTTTAATGGTTATTGGAATCGGAGGCGTATTCATTTCTGCGTACGTTTTTGTTCTCGGATTGAAATAGGAGAAGGCAATGGGCGGGACAGCGGAAATTTCCGAAGAAAGAGGAATGACAACGTACTCAAACTGTTTGCTCCCCGTATAACCTTGGGCGTCCAACTGCTCATCAACCACTCGAGGCGGGTAGGTTTTGAAAGAATCATTTGCCGGAAATTCCGGAGGAATCATTTGTGAGAAATTCCCTTCACCCTTGATTGCGATTTTTAGCGTGATGGGATCGCCTTCCGACAAATTGGTTGAGTCGGTTGTGGCGGCGATATTGAAAGTGCCGATGGCTCCATTGAAGCTTTCGGGTTTGTTATCCTGGGGAAGCGCATCGATTCTTATTTCGGCAGGCGGACTCATGGCCAATATTTCTGTGTCGCGGTAGCGACCGAACATACTGTCGAAAAACGGGTCGTTCCTTAATATGCTGAATGAGTCGCGCCGATTGTTGTTACGCCCCTCTGGAATTCTCAGCACATGATTTGCCTTAAACTGAAGATTTTGTACGCCTGATTTGACCGGAGTGATACCGATTTTCCAGAGGTAAACGTCATAATAATTGCCGTCGCTGACAACGCGTGTGGTTTGTGGCTGATTGTCAATTGGGGTTATACTGAATGCATCTCCCTCAATCTGTGGCAGTCCTTTAGTTGGAAATGTAGCGTTGCTGAGAAGCACCATGCGGAGTTCCGAAGAAATCGTTTCACCCACATAAACATTTCTTCCGGGTAGATCGAATTCGAGGTAGGCGATCTTTGAAAGATCGAGTGCGGCTTCTGCCTGCTCAACCACATCGACCTTAATTTCATTGGTCTTATAATTTTTTCCATCCACGAAAAGAACGAAAGGTCCGATCACAGATCTTCCCAGACGCAATGGACGAACTTGGTAGACGTGGGTGATGGTGGCCGCCATTTTCCCATTGACCCAAGATACCTGAGTATTGGGCCCTCGATAGGCGAATTCGAGGTTTTGGTTGTTACGAACCTCAGGCGGCTCCGCCTTCTGGCTACCTTCGATAATGATATTCAATTGAGCACTTTGGCCGAGTGGAACCGGATTTGGCTCAAGGATGGCAATTGCTTGAACCTGAGCCTGGAGAATCGATCCAAACAAGCAAAGCGCTGCTAGCAGAAGCAAGCTGGGCTTCTGGGCTATTCGGATGATGTGTAGACCGTTCATGTGTAATCGTGCTGTCAAAAAAGGGTTCAAATACAAAATCAATTCAGGCTCATTACCAATCCTTTTTCGAATCTTTCTTGTTGGGTGGTTGAACAATAAATAGCGGAAGTTTCTTTTCTCCATCTTCCATGGCTTCAAGCAGACGGACTGCCTCCTCAGGGGTCATTTGCATAGGAATGGGCTGACCGCCTTTGGGCCCTTCACCGGCAGGTGCTTCTTCTTCTTCTTCTCCTTGATCTCCCTGTTCCTCCTGCTCGCCTTGATTTTCGCCTTCTTCAGGTTCGGGTTCCTGTGGCTGTTCTTCTTCACCGCCTTGATCTTCTGGTTGCTCGGGCTGTTCTCCTTCGTCTTCATTCTGTTCGGACTCGTCCTGGTTCTGATCCTGAGGGTCTTGTGGCTCCTCGTTCTGTTCCTGGTCTTCACTTTCGTCCTGGTTTTCGTTGGAGTCGCCGCCACCTCCACCACCGCCGCCATCTCCATCTCCGTCTTGTTCGAAGGTAGCAACGATATCGTGGTCGCCGTCTACGGTTATGGTGATTTCGAGTTCTTCCTTCTTCTCTTCATCAACTCCTTTGCCGTTCCAGCCAAGAAACTTGAATCCTTCATTCGGGGTTACCGAAAGCTTGACTTCGCTCCCATCAGGAAAATTTCCTGAACCCTTAACTTCACCGGCCTCTTTTTTGTCGGGTGCGCCAATTACATTCCAAATGCGTTTATAGAAGGGTTTTACCTTCGTGTGCTCATTCATGGTTACGAATGTTTTCGGAGCTTTGAGATCGGCCACCGTTTCACCCGCCCATTTCTCGAACTCAAATCCGGGATTAGGCACGACCTCGATCTGGGCATACGAACCGGGTTTGTAGGAATCCTGGCCAAACAGGGTACCTTCCCAGGTTTCGACGCCTCGATTGCGACCTTGCTGAATGGCCTCTGCAGGAATTGCCTCCGATATCAGAGGTGATTCTTGAGCGAAAATGATGCCAGCAAACAAACTGGAAAGACCGAGGAAAAGTATCCCTCGATTTATTCTTACAATTATATCGGATAACTTATTCGGCTTCATCCAAATCGAAAACGAGTTCCTTCGCCTCTTCGCAAATGACAATAACTGAAGTATCTTTATCCAGCTTAATTTTTGTTTCCGGCGCAGTCGGGTCCTGGATATTGGGCCCTTCCCATTGGACGAATCGCCAACCGAAGGATGATTCAAATTTTAAATCAACTTCCTGACCTTTATCGTAGGTTCCCGATGAATCGGATGTGCCGGCTTCGCCTGGCAAAACGATGACTTGCAGTTTGACCAGTTCGACCAATTGAGCGGTGACTGTTTTATGGGTGTCGATGAGTACCCTGGACTTGGTTTTGTCGAGTGGTTCAACACCATCGCCTTCCCAGGTTTCGAAACGATAGTGTTCGGTATCCATGAGCGTTACAGAAATGGGGCGCTTGATACCTTGGTCATAATTGCCGGCACCTTTGAGCTCCACCACCTCGGGGAAGTTTGAGTCGAGTGTCAGGTCGTACATGACCAGATTCTCTATCCGGTATTTAAGGAACTTCAAATTGGCCAATGTCTCCGGATCTTCCGGTCGAATGACCAGGCTCCCTTGGTAGTATTCCAAGGCTTTGGCCCAGTCCTTACGGGTTTCGGGCTGCTTATCAGAGATTTTGCTTTCACCTATTCTAAAAGTGGCATTGCCCATGTTATAAAGAATGTCGGCTTGCAGGTCAGGGTCCTGGCTGGCTTGTGCCAGCGTAAAGATGCTAACCGAGTCTGCGTACTTACCTTGCCGGTACAAGCTGATCCCCAGATTGTAAACCAGACGCATGTCTTCTGGCTCTTCTTCTATCGCTAGTCTGTAAAGGTGTTCTGCTTCGACAAACTCGCCTTTTTTCAGGTGTTTTTGCGCTTTGTAAGGTGAGGCCTCCACACTTTGATTGGGCAATCCCAAGAATCCGAAAATGACTAATCCAATGGCCGCTTGCCTGGCGATCTTCGCCACGGACCTTCGGGTGCCGATGAGCCATTCCAGCATCAGCAAAACGATCCCGGCAGCCAGCACCCATTGGTAACGTTCAATTGCCTGTTTGTTCATTCTGGAATTCAACTCCTGGCGCGGGATCTCTTCAAGACCAAGACTGTAGACCGTTTCCAGTCCTTCACCCAAAGGCCCAAGTGGACTGTAGAATCCTTTCGATGCGGCAGAAATTTTTCTCAAGGTGTCCTCATCCAGGCGTGTCCGAACCACGTTCCCGTTTTCGTCGCGCACATAGTCGGGTTGTCCCTGCTTGTCTGTTATCGGGATGATCTCACCCTCCTTGCTTCCTACCCCCAGGGTAAAAACGCGAACACCTCTACTGGCAGCGCTCGCTGCCACATCGATTCCGTTGGTTTCCAGGTCCTCTCCATCGGTAATAAGAATGAGGATTTTAAAATTATTTTCCTTATTAAACGCACTCTCCGCCATGGTGATAGCCGAAGCGATGTCTGTGCCTGGAACAGGGATGACACCCGGCTCGAGGATTTCCAGGGATTGGCGAAAGGCGTTGTAGTCGAGGGTCAAAGGACACTGTAAAAATGCCGAGCCCGAGAAGGCGACGAGTCCGATCCGGTCTGTTCCCATTTTTTCAATAAAGTCCAATACCGCCAGCTTGGCTCGTGACAGACGATTGGGTTTTATGTCTTGGGCGAGCATGCTCCTGGAAGTGTCGATTGCGAATACGACATCGATGCCCTTGCTTTTAACTTCTTCCCACACGTAACCATATTGAGGTCGGGCAACGGCCATGACTATTAGGGATATCCCCAGCGCAAAAAGCACGACTTTCAATTGCTTTCTTCGGTGACTCACCGACGAGGTGAGCTCTTTAATCAACGGTGCGGCCAAAAAGGCTTTCAGTTGTTT
This window encodes:
- a CDS encoding BatD family protein, which produces MNGLHIIRIAQKPSLLLLAALCLFGSILQAQVQAIAILEPNPVPLGQSAQLNIIIEGSQKAEPPEVRNNQNLEFAYRGPNTQVSWVNGKMAATITHVYQVRPLRLGRSVIGPFVLFVDGKNYKTNEIKVDVVEQAEAALDLSKIAYLEFDLPGRNVYVGETISSELRMVLLSNATFPTKGLPQIEGDAFSITPIDNQPQTTRVVSDGNYYDVYLWKIGITPVKSGVQNLQFKANHVLRIPEGRNNNRRDSFSILRNDPFFDSMFGRYRDTEILAMSPPAEIRIDALPQDNKPESFNGAIGTFNIAATTDSTNLSEGDPITLKIAIKGEGNFSQMIPPEFPANDSFKTYPPRVVDEQLDAQGYTGSKQFEYVVIPLSSEISAVPPIAFSYFNPRTKTYAEMNTPPIPITIKARSAPQPGTNDPQFNATQLTFRSHTNNSGDLLLPIKVSLGSTMTPPTLSKMQNTLAASVIAPLGILGLAYIIRRSRHSSQNDKERIRLRELDQKTAMHRKEMVKARSSNDEAAFYQAACRVLQVALARQLGCNPEAITGKEITALWVPSLGDDQIKNSIEIFFQKVDALRYSGGANSAGALEKEELELESILRQLGKKK
- a CDS encoding VWA domain-containing protein; the protein is MTFAYPIIFLLALAMIPLMLLWAFRLERGKQKQLKAFLAAPLIKELTSSVSHRRKQLKVVLFALGISLIVMAVARPQYGYVWEEVKSKGIDVVFAIDTSRSMLAQDIKPNRLSRAKLAVLDFIEKMGTDRIGLVAFSGSAFLQCPLTLDYNAFRQSLEILEPGVIPVPGTDIASAITMAESAFNKENNFKILILITDGEDLETNGIDVAASAASRGVRVFTLGVGSKEGEIIPITDKQGQPDYVRDENGNVVRTRLDEDTLRKISAASKGFYSPLGPLGEGLETVYSLGLEEIPRQELNSRMNKQAIERYQWVLAAGIVLLMLEWLIGTRRSVAKIARQAAIGLVIFGFLGLPNQSVEASPYKAQKHLKKGEFVEAEHLYRLAIEEEPEDMRLVYNLGISLYRQGKYADSVSIFTLAQASQDPDLQADILYNMGNATFRIGESKISDKQPETRKDWAKALEYYQGSLVIRPEDPETLANLKFLKYRIENLVMYDLTLDSNFPEVVELKGAGNYDQGIKRPISVTLMDTEHYRFETWEGDGVEPLDKTKSRVLIDTHKTVTAQLVELVKLQVIVLPGEAGTSDSSGTYDKGQEVDLKFESSFGWRFVQWEGPNIQDPTAPETKIKLDKDTSVIVICEEAKELVFDLDEAE
- a CDS encoding carboxypeptidase M32; translated protein: MLEHSSLKALLEKQAKQHHVGTVLGLLGWDEQVNLPPASSDQRAQEMAVLSEIRHQLGSDSGIGTLLQNLENDWGKLNDQEQCVVKNSRKDFDRATRLPADYVTEKAVLDSQAYHAWVAARERNDFAAFAPFLKRQVEMSIRGAELMGESDNPYDYQIDLFDPGMTAEIIEGLFKSLKEELVPLARSILDSPIKAKTEQLRGFPVDKQKAFLTDVTETLGFNYKRGRIDVAVHPFCSGNACDTRLTTRFDEDVPLDSLFSSIHETGHGLYEQGLPIDQLHNALGQAVGMGIHESQSRLWENQVSRSREFWQFFEPRYRAAFPEQLAGLSSDDLYLAVNSVTLCPIRVDSDEVTYNLHIILRFELEKKLIGGELSVDDLPAEWNRLSKEIIGLTPPSDKEGVLQDVHWSGGMFGYFPSYCLGNMIAAQLWYKVLEEIPDLLPDFSQGKFDRLLTWLRNGIHQHGKLYDTQDLVTRVTGEPINPKYLIRYLKDRYLPLYES
- a CDS encoding tetratricopeptide repeat protein, with product MIVRVCLVISIILLGQRLSAQEPELERLFIQGNEAYANGQFLDAVEAYQSAIASTGKSSPTLLFNLGNAYYQLRDFPSALLAYERALTLEPGNPDILANLQKIIEQSDLERPDYSIAQEFAYTLPVNTWLMLLIIGSATTVLAGILAWYAPRLSPIPSLALYLSIPLMLLAISGLFTWKKDFHRGLILIPQTELRVAPTESANALSNLSNGTWVEVLETHHPYHYIRTPDKQEGWVKDVTVGKVWPTN